A region of bacterium DNA encodes the following proteins:
- the recJ gene encoding single-stranded-DNA-specific exonuclease RecJ — translation MQPKWEMVESRPHEEIERLSRQAKVPYTIARILLNRGMDTPDAVDRFFNPSPSQLHDPFLLPGMERAVDRIIEALQGRERIAIYGDYDVDGITSVSMLYLFLRDLGGDVVAYIPDRQNEGYGISQAGLDEVKKQGADLVISVDCGITSVAEALYAKSLGLDLIISDHHEPADEMPDALAVLDPKCKDSSYPFSELAGVGVTFKLAQGITKTLGLDSDYAFRYIDLVALGTAADIVPLIDENRVLVKEGLEKLNVSPEVGLASLIESAGVRGGKIDVGQIVFNIAPRINAVGRMGSAMRAVQLLTTRDAQQAREVAQVLEQENRRRKEIDNDTLSQALEEIRYTMNPQERHSIVLSREGWHSGVIGIVASRLIERFYRPTVMISVENGMGKGSARSVSNFDIFNALKACSDLLEQFGGHKYAAGLTIPAENISAFKQRFEEACRDLMTEDDLVRKVRIESEISLDEITPEVVQTLKRFEPFGPQNTRPTFVTRDLGTAYPPRIVGQNHLKLVATQNGLQFEAIGFNLGERIDRFMNGRREFEMVYVIEENEYQNRKTTQLRIKDLR, via the coding sequence ATGCAACCCAAATGGGAAATGGTGGAGAGTCGGCCACATGAGGAGATCGAGCGCTTAAGCCGACAAGCCAAAGTCCCCTATACCATTGCGCGGATTCTATTGAATCGCGGAATGGACACACCTGATGCGGTGGATAGATTTTTCAATCCATCGCCCTCGCAGCTGCACGATCCATTCCTCCTTCCAGGTATGGAGCGCGCCGTGGATCGCATTATTGAAGCCCTTCAGGGGCGCGAACGCATCGCGATTTACGGTGATTACGACGTAGACGGGATAACTTCGGTCTCGATGCTCTATTTGTTTCTGCGCGACCTCGGCGGCGACGTTGTGGCCTATATTCCCGATCGGCAGAATGAAGGCTACGGGATATCGCAGGCCGGTCTCGACGAAGTGAAGAAGCAGGGAGCGGATCTGGTCATCTCCGTGGATTGCGGCATCACATCGGTGGCGGAGGCTCTTTACGCAAAATCGCTCGGCCTCGATTTGATCATAAGTGACCATCACGAGCCGGCCGACGAAATGCCCGATGCACTTGCAGTGCTTGACCCAAAGTGCAAGGATTCAAGTTACCCCTTCAGCGAACTCGCCGGCGTAGGGGTGACGTTCAAGCTCGCACAAGGCATTACCAAGACTCTCGGCCTCGATTCGGATTACGCTTTCCGCTACATAGACCTTGTGGCACTCGGGACCGCTGCGGACATCGTTCCTTTGATTGATGAGAATCGGGTGCTGGTAAAAGAGGGGCTTGAGAAGCTCAATGTCTCTCCGGAAGTGGGACTCGCGAGCCTGATTGAGTCAGCGGGAGTGCGAGGGGGTAAGATTGATGTCGGGCAGATAGTCTTCAATATTGCTCCGCGGATCAATGCGGTTGGTCGCATGGGAAGCGCAATGCGAGCCGTGCAGCTCCTAACTACGCGCGATGCCCAGCAGGCACGTGAGGTAGCTCAAGTCTTGGAGCAGGAGAATCGCCGCCGCAAGGAAATCGACAACGATACGCTCAGTCAGGCGCTTGAGGAAATCCGGTATACGATGAACCCGCAGGAGCGTCACTCGATTGTGCTATCTCGGGAAGGCTGGCATTCAGGTGTTATTGGAATCGTGGCGTCGAGACTCATCGAACGATTCTATCGTCCAACGGTCATGATTTCAGTCGAGAACGGTATGGGGAAAGGTTCCGCTCGTTCGGTATCCAATTTCGATATATTCAATGCGCTGAAGGCGTGCTCAGATTTGCTCGAACAGTTCGGCGGACATAAATATGCTGCGGGTCTCACAATTCCCGCAGAGAATATTTCCGCATTCAAGCAGCGATTCGAGGAAGCCTGCAGAGACCTGATGACTGAAGACGACCTGGTGCGCAAGGTGCGGATCGAGAGCGAAATCTCGCTGGACGAGATAACACCCGAAGTTGTTCAAACATTGAAACGTTTTGAACCATTCGGACCTCAGAATACACGTCCGACATTTGTAACTCGGGACCTCGGGACGGCATATCCTCCCCGCATTGTTGGCCAGAACCATCTAAAGTTAGTAGCAACACAAAACGGTCTGCAATTCGAGGCCATCGGATTCAATCTTGGAGAGCGAATCGATCGTTTTATGAATGGCCGCCGTGAGTTCGAGATGGTATACGTAATTGAAGAGAACGAATACCAGAATCGCAAGACGACGCAACTCCGCATTAAGGACCTGCGATGA
- a CDS encoding DUF5020 family protein, translating to MALSLLIAAAAHAADTFVNGQLHRDFNREVFTSTVEIWSGDRLGSSFFFADFDFGKTGQTQSYFEVSRHFAFAKIKRTDLNATIQFNDGVTGFDKTGGKLIPRTVLAGLALTELRIGSAVIELQTLLRQEFASDLGWQLTGVWFLPIKKSRFEFLGYVDWNSNNYGDNPVSVQAEPQFQYRHQHLAFGTEWELSRNFAGAYTEEDGFEYHKWYLHPTLFIRYDL from the coding sequence ATGGCACTTAGTCTCCTGATTGCTGCTGCAGCCCACGCCGCGGACACGTTCGTGAACGGCCAGCTTCATCGTGACTTCAATCGTGAAGTCTTCACGTCAACCGTTGAGATTTGGAGCGGAGATCGGCTGGGCTCAAGTTTCTTCTTTGCCGACTTCGATTTCGGGAAAACAGGGCAAACTCAGTCCTATTTCGAAGTTTCCCGGCATTTCGCTTTTGCAAAGATTAAACGGACAGATCTTAACGCAACAATCCAGTTTAATGACGGGGTCACCGGTTTTGACAAAACTGGAGGGAAACTCATTCCCCGCACGGTGTTAGCAGGACTTGCGCTAACAGAATTGCGAATAGGAAGTGCCGTAATCGAGTTGCAAACTCTTTTGCGTCAAGAGTTTGCGTCAGACTTGGGCTGGCAGTTGACAGGTGTCTGGTTCCTGCCAATCAAAAAGTCCAGATTCGAGTTCTTAGGGTATGTGGATTGGAATTCAAACAATTACGGCGACAATCCTGTCTCCGTTCAAGCCGAGCCTCAGTTTCAATACAGGCATCAGCACCTTGCATTCGGGACAGAGTGGGAACTGTCGCGCAATTTCGCGGGTGCATATACTGAAGAGGACGGTTTTGAGTACCACAAGTGGTATCTTCACCCGACTCTATTCATAAGGTATGATTTGTGA
- a CDS encoding ribonuclease HI family protein codes for MHLGKSSIELHAHIDGGARGNPGPAAIGVVVHDDNGTLLYEEGSYIGRATNNEAEYRALIRLLEVCAANPLIKGSGASVLRIACDSLLIVNQVLGEWKIKEPRLQELNSEVQQKKKLLNGLTPRIRHVRREENKDADKLVNRALDDAEKR; via the coding sequence ATGCACTTGGGTAAGTCTTCCATCGAACTTCACGCGCACATTGACGGCGGCGCGCGCGGCAATCCCGGCCCGGCGGCAATCGGAGTCGTTGTTCATGACGACAACGGCACACTTCTCTATGAAGAAGGTTCCTACATTGGCCGCGCGACAAACAACGAAGCGGAGTATCGTGCGCTGATAAGACTGCTGGAAGTCTGCGCCGCCAACCCTCTGATCAAAGGCAGCGGAGCATCGGTCCTTCGAATCGCGTGTGACAGTCTGCTAATCGTCAACCAGGTACTGGGAGAGTGGAAGATCAAGGAACCACGCTTGCAGGAACTGAACAGCGAAGTCCAGCAGAAGAAGAAGTTGCTAAACGGCCTGACTCCGCGCATCCGGCATGTTCGCAGGGAAGAAAATAAGGACGCCGACAAGTTGGTTAACCGGGCCTTGGATGACGCGGAAAAGCGATGA
- a CDS encoding methylcrotonoyl-CoA carboxylase has translation MSALVDELRAKLNLLFPAGGPQQHIDRHVERGKLPVRERLNRLFDPHSPFLELSPLAAIGMYGDEAPGAGIVTGIGVVHGREVLVVANDATVKGGTYFPMTIKKHLRAQEIALHNHLPCVYLVDSGGIFLPEQAGTFADRDHFGRIFFNQANLSAQRIPQVAIVMGSCTAGGAYVPAMSDETVIVKGTGTIFIGGPPLVKAATGIEVTAEELGGADVHTRVSGVADHFAENDAHALDIARSIIESLGPRPKFEFDQTSPEEPYYDPKELLGLVPVDVRKPFNMKEVIARIVDGSRFQEFKARYGTTLICGFARIHGYLVGIIANNGVLFGESAKKGAHFIELCCLRKIPLVFLQNITGFIVGKEYEHGAIASDGAKMVHAVACANVPKFSVVIGSSAGAGNYAMCGRGYSPRLLWMWPHSRISVMGSQQAADVLVQVKREQLEAKGQTLSDEAAENIRKPVLEQYEREGNPYYSTARLWDDGILDPLSTRDAIGLGIAMSANAPVPEYQPGVYRM, from the coding sequence ATGAGTGCGCTCGTCGACGAATTGCGCGCCAAGCTGAACTTGCTTTTCCCGGCCGGCGGACCTCAGCAGCATATCGATCGTCACGTTGAACGCGGCAAGTTGCCTGTTCGCGAGCGGCTAAATCGCCTATTCGACCCTCATTCTCCCTTTCTCGAGCTAAGCCCCCTTGCGGCCATTGGAATGTACGGAGATGAAGCGCCCGGAGCGGGAATCGTGACAGGGATTGGTGTTGTGCATGGCCGCGAGGTTCTCGTGGTAGCAAATGACGCTACCGTCAAGGGGGGAACGTATTTCCCGATGACGATCAAGAAACACCTGCGGGCACAGGAAATAGCGCTGCACAACCATCTGCCCTGCGTCTATCTGGTGGACTCGGGGGGTATCTTTCTGCCTGAGCAGGCGGGAACTTTCGCCGACCGCGACCATTTCGGGCGGATCTTCTTCAATCAGGCAAATTTAAGCGCACAGAGAATTCCGCAAGTCGCAATCGTCATGGGATCGTGTACGGCGGGTGGCGCATATGTACCCGCGATGTCAGACGAAACCGTGATCGTAAAGGGAACCGGTACGATTTTTATTGGAGGACCCCCTCTCGTTAAAGCAGCGACTGGCATCGAAGTCACCGCTGAGGAGCTTGGTGGTGCGGACGTTCATACTCGGGTATCCGGAGTTGCCGATCACTTTGCCGAGAACGATGCGCATGCGCTCGACATTGCGCGTTCGATTATTGAATCGCTTGGTCCAAGGCCGAAATTCGAGTTTGATCAGACTTCGCCGGAAGAACCCTACTACGATCCTAAAGAGTTGCTCGGACTTGTCCCGGTGGACGTGCGCAAACCGTTCAACATGAAGGAAGTCATCGCCCGCATCGTGGACGGATCTCGCTTTCAGGAATTCAAAGCTCGTTATGGAACAACTTTGATATGCGGGTTTGCACGGATTCACGGCTATCTTGTCGGGATCATTGCGAATAACGGCGTTCTGTTCGGAGAGTCTGCCAAGAAAGGTGCACACTTCATCGAGCTGTGTTGTCTACGTAAGATCCCACTGGTGTTCCTTCAAAACATTACCGGCTTTATTGTCGGCAAAGAATACGAGCACGGGGCAATCGCTTCAGATGGAGCAAAAATGGTGCACGCGGTTGCATGCGCCAATGTTCCAAAGTTTTCCGTGGTGATAGGCTCCTCGGCGGGTGCGGGGAATTATGCCATGTGTGGAAGGGGCTATAGTCCTCGGCTTCTCTGGATGTGGCCGCATTCTCGAATAAGCGTTATGGGGTCACAACAGGCTGCAGACGTGTTGGTTCAAGTCAAACGTGAGCAATTGGAGGCGAAGGGGCAGACTCTTTCAGACGAAGCCGCCGAGAACATTCGCAAGCCAGTGCTTGAGCAATACGAGCGCGAGGGGAATCCCTATTACTCAACAGCACGCCTTTGGGATGACGGCATACTGGATCCTTTGTCCACCCGTGACGCGATTGGTCTCGGTATCGCCATGTCCGCCAATGCACCGGTACCAGAGTATCAGCCGGGTGTCTACCGCATGTAG